Part of the Phragmites australis chromosome 23, lpPhrAust1.1, whole genome shotgun sequence genome is shown below.
CCTTgaccgttcgatggacagagaaaaaatagaccaaaatgcctcGGTAGTAGGTTGGAGGCCATTGgaaaagaggggtattttaggaacgAGAAAGCTTAAGAGCTGagctacctccctaggcctataacaGAGAGGTAGGGCTCTGTGGGAGGTTATTTGATCATTGAGTgctaggttttagaggaaaggagaggggaTAGCTTAGCTTTTGTAATATGTGAGTGCTTTTTATGAGGAAAATACCATGTAATCTTCTAAAAAGAGAGTTGTCctctgcaaaaaagaaaaagaaaaatgaagtgCGTGTTTTCTCCGATgattgtgttcatctccttgtagtctccttctattggctctcttgctttgttgcgagttttttcttttttgattgtgattttcgttttcagTTCAAGGCTGAAATTTTTCAACCTTGTGAAGTTGTTTTCCTTATTGTTAGAGGTATAAATTTCACTTTCAGAATTGGTCTTAAAGTTCCTTGCCTccagaccatcaacttggagaatttttcTTCTGGTGATCTTTCTTTCGAAGAACAGTGTTCGTCCTTCGAgttgtaatcttttgtagctATGACTCGCAGAATGAGTTTTAATGGAACAAAGTGTTCATTTACATCCACGAGAGCCAAGATTTATGTGAGAATATTTTGTTACAGCATGTCTATTGTCCCTCTTGGTTTTAAGACGCGTTGGATGACAATATAGAGACGGCCATCAAAGAAATTTATGAGGTACCTATTCATCCTCCTATAGTCACCGTTCTTGGTCATACACTTTGAAGCATATTAGAAGTTAAAGCAAACTGAACCGTAGACATATtaagtgggttgaattcattgatggcacattttattccatgtcataagagcgatAATGCTACAAAAGTTGTTGATTTATTCTTTCGTGAAATTGTTTGTTTACATGGTGTGCTTAATACTATAGTTTCAGATTATGATGCTAAATTTtttagtcacttttggagaaccTAATGGATAAAATTGGAGACTAAGCATTTTCTACTACTTattcttcatctatattcgtaATTTTAGATTGGCTTCACTTATTTTTGCTTGCTTTTCGGTTGCTTGCAGGGATAAGAATTTCGTGTTTAGGCTCATCGTGCCCATGGCAATGTCAGTAACCTACAAGAGTTACTTTAGTGATTGCCAAAGCACTTTATCGTCGTACGAGTGTTTCTTATCGAAAGTCATCTCCACCAAACTGACATGTGTTCATCGAAAGATCATGACACACATTCACGTATCAAGTGCATATTACATCCTATATTggttttatagctataaattatatattctttgaaaaaataatggtcaaagtccatctttaaagatttttaaaacaaaatacgCCATGTATTGAACAGAGGGAGTGGTATATATTGATACAGTACTTATACATACTAGTTGGTTCGCTAGTATGTAGCGATAGATGCCGTCTCGTAGCCTTTTGGATAAATGCGAATTTTCATTTTCAGTTCAGAAAGGCGGCATGGGTGAACGAGATGCAATATTTTAGTACTACTTTGGCAAATCAATCTCTAATCATGCCCAAATAATACGCCTACCACCACCACAAGAACAGGCCCCTCCATACGCGCTGAAAAAGCTGCAGACACAGCGCTGTTGCATAGAGGCGACCATGAAGTGCCCGCTGTAGGATTGTAGGAAACCGAGCCCCATGCCTCATAAACGCGCGTCAAGCTCGTCTCTGCTGCGACACTGTCCCCTCCGTAACCAGTGATCGAGCAGAGCTACCTTGCACACTGTACCACAAGCTTCTACTGCCTTGCCCCCTCGTTCTTTTTTCCCACGACCTTCTCTTCCATCCCGCGTGTCGTTTTGAAAAATGATGAATTGaacttttaaaaatttaattaacaataatttttaaaatatttagtttgtaaattttaaaatctagatttgtcttaaaaataccttcataaataataaaattgaatatattttataaatatattataattaaaaataatactCAAAGCTACGTATAAGAGACAGTGTTATAACTCTATAGCCCAGCTCATTACTTGCTCTTCGTCTGCAGTCAGTGCAGCGTTGTGTGGTGTTGCTCCTGCACTCATATGCTTCCATTCTTGCTATAAATACGTGCATCCAGTCACTGCCCTTGTCCTACCACCAGCACCACCGCAGCGCTAGCCTAGGAGCTTCCCCACTCAGTTTCTCTTCTTCGCCTGTGGCCTGTGAGACCAGATCATGGAGAAGGCGAGGCGGCGTCACGTGCCGGCGTTCGGGGAGTGGAACTACTACTCCTCCCCGGAGGAGCCGCAGCTGCCGCCTTCCACCGGCGCAGTGCCCGACTGGTGGTACGCGCCGGAGCCAGAGGCATGCAGCGACGTCTGGTTCAGGtactcgccgccgccgcgcaagCCAGCGCCAAAGAAGGTCAGTAGGCCGGAAGTCGCGCCGGAGAAGCTTTACTACAACGGCGGGAAGGAGAGCGTGCCGGTCGAGCGAGTGCGGACGGCCGACTCAGGTCGGGCGCAGCGCGCACCGGCGAAGGGCACCCGCAGGATTGTGAGGCCCGTGGATGAGGACCTGTACCAGGTGCCCCCAACGGAGTTTGTCTCACAACGGCCAAGACGGGTACGTTAACGCTcctgtcttcttcttcattcacTCTTGTTAGATGtactaataaaatatgttttgtGTTGTCTTCTTGTTGCATGcagaagagagaggggaggagcCTGTGGATGGGTTGCTTGGGCATCAACTGCGTCTCCTGAAGCAACAACATCAAGCTGGCCTATGGAATCTGGATTAGTAGTATTTGTGCTAGTTTTTCTTGTTTGTCTCTCTCTTGATAGGTTTGCATAGTCTATTCCATGTACCATCCAAGTACCACTAGAAGTAATGTATTTTCTACGCCTTTTTAACAGTGTGTAAGGATAAAGAATGGGATTAATGTAGCATGCTTTCATGTTGTTTTTGTGTacataacaaaaaaaatgagACAATCTTGGTCCTCTAATCAATGTTCATAGCTTATAACACTTTCTGAAGCTTGCAAATTTGTCTTGGTAAATTTAAGAAACTTgaatttctttcttgttttattCTCTTTCAAAAAGTTTTTTCTGGTTAATTCTCTCGGTAAAAATTTTTTTGGGTGAGTTTTCTTTGTTGCAAATGCTTCGATTCTTTGCCATCCGTGTTGCTCGCATGTCATTATCAGAACAACTTTGGTGACTTCAGCCTCACTTGAATGCGCATGTGGTCCGGCGCGCATCAGCCACAGTTAGGCCACAAGCTGGCTTTGGCATGCTGCACAGTGCTGGCCGAGTAACAGTGCACGCTGGCGCCCGGCGGTGAGGGGAGCACCTATCACTCACGGACCAGCGACCATGCGCGCCAAGCGTGCATGCTTCCAGTTCTAGATGTTGATCGAAATTTATGGCATGGGCATGTAGTGCGGTGCTAGCCCTTTGTATGCAACGTTAGGTTTGTATGGCATGCTGCTCAGTGCCAGCTGCAATATGTAATACAAACCGCAGCATTGAGGTGCGAGGCCGGACTTCACTTGCCCGCGCTTGGTATACGTCAGGCTAACACTTGCCTGCGCTAGTGGAGCTAGTTGCTGACCTGCACGTGGGC
Proteins encoded:
- the LOC133906637 gene encoding uncharacterized protein LOC133906637 is translated as MEKARRRHVPAFGEWNYYSSPEEPQLPPSTGAVPDWWYAPEPEACSDVWFRYSPPPRKPAPKKVSRPEVAPEKLYYNGGKESVPVERVRTADSGRAQRAPAKGTRRIVRPVDEDLYQVPPTEFVSQRPRRKREGRSLWMGCLGINCVS